The nucleotide sequence ATAAGGGGTACTTAAATGTATCTTTAGATTCAAGGAAACTAGGAAATCTTATATATGAAAAAAGACTTTTAGTTAAGGGACCTAAGATAGTTGCTATTGGTGGAGGAACTGGATTATCAACTATGCTTAGAGGTCTTAAGTATTATACTTCAAATATAACAGCAGTTGTTACTGTTGCAGATGATGGAGGAGGTTCAGGGGCATTAAGAGAGGATCTTGGAATACTGCCACCTGGAGATATAAGAAACTGTATTTTAGCTTTATCTGATACAGAACCATTAATGGAGGATTTACTTCAATATAGATTTAAAGATGGAAGACTTAAGAATCAAAGCTTTGGAAATCTATTTTTGGCTGCAATGGATGGTATATCAACTAACTTTGAGGAAGCAGTTCATAAAATGAGTTCTGTACTTGCAGTAACGGGTAAAGTTCTTCCTGTAACACTGGACAATGTTGTTTTAAAAGCAAAGCTAAAAAATGGAGTAGTTGTAGAGGGTGAATCTAATATACCAGAGCAGGCAATTTTATATGAAAGTCCTATAGAAAAGATATTCATAGAACCTGAAAATGCAAGAGCACTTCATGAAACTGTTCAGGCAATAAAGGAAGCAGATGCTGTAATACTTGGACCTGGAAGCTTGTTTACTAGTGTTATACCAAATCTTTTAGTTAAAGATATAGGGAATGCACTTTTAAAAACAAAAGCTCTTAAACTATATGTCTCAAATATAATGACACAGCCAGGAGAAACAGATAATTTTTCTGTATCGGATCACGTGAATGCAATAACGAAGCATGTGGGTGGCAAAGTTGTAGACTACACACTTGTTAATAATGGTACTGTAAGTGAGAAATTAAAGAAAAAGTATTTTGAAAAAACTTCTGAGCTTGTAAAAATCGATAAAAATGAACTTGATAAAATTGGCGTTGGAATAGTAGAAGGCAATTTTATCAAAATAAAAGATGGTTTTGTTAGACATGATTCAGATGAGATTGCAAAAATTTTAGTAGAAACAATAATGGATAAGAAATTATTCTATGATAGAAAGAAAATAATAGAATACTTCTATTTGTCACAAAGACTTAAAGAAAATAGAAAATTAGAAAAAGAAAACAGGGGTAATTAGAATGTCATTTTCATCTAAAGTTAAAAGCGAAGTTTGCAGATATGATGATTATAGTAAGGGTGAAGCTATTGCGGTTTTGTCGGCTGTGATGAAGGCCAGCGGAACATTGGCTCTAGAGGGAAATAGAAAGATAAGCTTTAAAATCATCACCGAAAATCCGGCTATAGCAAGGCTCATTTTTAAATTATTGAAGAAGTATTTTGATATACATACTGAAATAATGATGAAAAAAAGCAATTCTCTTAAGAAAAATAACGTATATGTTGTTTCCATAACAGAGGATATGGGGGTAAGAGAACTACTTAAAACTGTTGGAGTTATGAAAAATGAGGATGGTATAGTAACATTAAGCTATGATATTCCAGAGTTTGTAGTAAAAGATGATGAAAGCAGAAAAATGTACATAAGGGGAGCTTTTCTTGGAGGCGGTA is from Clostridium acetobutylicum ATCC 824 and encodes:
- a CDS encoding gluconeogenesis factor YvcK family protein; translation: MKFIDWIKPGIKLKRWIMLGGMGVLFISFALAELITKGSYYNVYYKAFYIFLIVVGAFILYISLTQGMKSIISLINKGYLNVSLDSRKLGNLIYEKRLLVKGPKIVAIGGGTGLSTMLRGLKYYTSNITAVVTVADDGGGSGALREDLGILPPGDIRNCILALSDTEPLMEDLLQYRFKDGRLKNQSFGNLFLAAMDGISTNFEEAVHKMSSVLAVTGKVLPVTLDNVVLKAKLKNGVVVEGESNIPEQAILYESPIEKIFIEPENARALHETVQAIKEADAVILGPGSLFTSVIPNLLVKDIGNALLKTKALKLYVSNIMTQPGETDNFSVSDHVNAITKHVGGKVVDYTLVNNGTVSEKLKKKYFEKTSELVKIDKNELDKIGVGIVEGNFIKIKDGFVRHDSDEIAKILVETIMDKKLFYDRKKIIEYFYLSQRLKENRKLEKENRGN